One window of the Eucalyptus grandis isolate ANBG69807.140 chromosome 8, ASM1654582v1, whole genome shotgun sequence genome contains the following:
- the LOC120287338 gene encoding disease resistance protein RPV1-like: protein MKNLKVLYLTYCRNLERTPYFSTDSNLERLILSDCLRLIEIDRSIYQLKRLVFLDVSNCRQLQRLPETIGNLESLTKLDISSTKIEVLPNSIVKLKNLKVLKMQAGEISKLPDSFWAMEKLEEIEIVGKRYPGEHFNMEIGDCIYGNKSLRILRLIGWKIHALPMLCESLIILELQDLHMDTFPDVSNLTKLKLLHLEFGPPNSDGNSDGLLEEPIPQWIGNFSQLECLQLRFFGVTASSTDLSLPPHPRRLPRLPSSLSSLLVQGWEQLCLMDLSNLRKLSSLSILGSAVTEIQGLGCLENLRDLDLDGLGLLAMLPDLRKLNKLRIIRVIDCGYLVEIQGELPRFLDELNIDSCPSLLELPDLFSLMGKTVVRIHECGQALSHAFMDRHQLLLLGFKQLQILPDLSNLNELTFLQVENCGNLVMIQGELPQSLEELHIVSCGSLQKLPDLSTLKGLRKVIIKRCGKLDVEEISWLCSEKSVEFVGEDDDSMFDWVSF, encoded by the coding sequence atgaagaatttgaaagttctaTATCTGACCTATTGCCGTAACTTGGAGAGAACCCCTTACTTCTCCACTGATTCAAATTTAGAACGTTTGATCCTATCAGACTGTTTACGTTTAATCGAAATTGATAGATCAATTTATCAGTTAAAACGCTTGGTTTTTTTAGATGTAAGCAATTGTAGGCAGCTTCAGAGGCTTCCAGAGACaattgggaatttggaatcacTAACTAAGTTGGACATAAGTAGCACGAAGATCGAAGTGCTACCTAATTccattgtaaagttaaagaatTTGAAAGTATTGAAAATGCAGGCAGGTGAGATAAGCAAACTACCTGATAGCTTTTGGGCGATGGAGAAGCTcgaagaaatagaaattgtcGGGAAGAGATATCCTGGTGAGCATTTCAACATGGAAATTGGCGATTGCATCTATGGGAATAAATCTCTAAGGATCCTGAGATTGATTGGGTGGAAAATACACGCCCTACCGATGCTTTGTGAAAGTCTTATCATATTAGAACTGCAGGACTTGCACATGGACACGTTTCCGGATGTCTCAAATCTCACTAAGTTAAAGCTATTGCATCTGGAGTTTGGCCCACCTAATTCTGATGGGAATTCTGATGGGCTTCTGGAAGAACCGATACCACAGTGGATTGGTAACTTTAGCCAATTGGAGTGTCTGCAGCTGCGCTTTTTTGGGGTGACTGCCTCGTCGACAGACCTCAGCCTTCCTCCTCATCCGCGTCGCCTCCCGAGGCTTCCCTCAAGTTTATCCTCCTTACTTGTGCAAGGTTGGGAGCAACTTTGCTTGATGGATCTATCGAATTTGAGGAAACTATCATctctctcgattttgggctcTGCAGTTACAGAGATTCAAGGCCTTGGTTGCTTGGAGAACCTGCGAGATTTGGACCTTGATGGGCTCGGACTGCTGGCGATGCTACCTGATCTAAGAAAGTTAAACAAGCTAAGGATTATTCGAGTAATTGATTGTGGTTATCTGGTTGAGATTCAAGGCGAACTACCGCGGTTTTTGGATGAACTTAATATTGATTCCTGCCCTTCGTTACTGGAGTTGCCCGATCTGTTCAGCTTAATGGGTAAGACAGTTGTTCGTATACATGAGTGCGGTCAGGCTCTTAGTCATGCTTTCATGGATCGACATCAGTTGCTGCTTTTGGGCTTTAAACAGCTGCAGATCCTACCCGATCTAAGCAATTTGAACGAACTAACATTTCTTCAAGTAGAAAACTGTGGTAATCTGGTTATGATTCAAGGCGAACTACCCCAATCTTTGGAAGAATTGCACATTGTATCCTGTGGATCTTTACAGAAGTTGCCTGATCTGTCAACCTTGAAGGGACTACGAAAGGTTATAATAAAACGTTGCGGGAAATTAGATGTGGAGGAAATTTCTTGGCTTTGCTCAGAGAAGTCGGTCGAATTTGTGGGAGAAGACGATGATAGCATGTTCGACTGGGTATCTTTTTGA
- the LOC104414995 gene encoding disease resistance protein RPV1-like encodes MEWSAKKQHTCKNDGMAGSASFTHTTIEGQGMVNSSGYEYEVFLSFRGKDTRTGFTSFLYTIMIDAGIRVYKDDRELRKGESFGLDLLQAINQSKISIPIFSKGYASSVWCLKELVQMFECQKTRGQKIMPIFYDVAPSEVRYQTGGYEVAFLSHENKKRYDEETLCEWKAALSAVGELDGWDLQSMPNREEGEIAKRVTQEVFNELKKAYLVVSNNLVSVAPHVDKIIEEIGAHTSETRIVGIHGMGGVGKTTIAKIIFNELSNKHNSCCFLSNVRETSKLKGIEYLQQQLISDILKMKGTDIRNIDEGIKIIKDRFPTHKALILLDDVEEKDHMDALVGKRDWFGEGSKLIITTRRKDVLHVPEVDWTYELMGMDPHQSLQLFSKHAFRRDSPLDEYINHTKRAVQIARGLPLALEVIGSLLSRKKKRNVGCHIELVRKCSS; translated from the exons ATGGAGTGGAGTGCAAAAAAACAACATACCTGTAAAAATGATGGAATGGCAGGGAGCGCTTCTTTTACTCACACTACGATAGAAGGTCAGGGAATGGTTAATTCATCAGGATATGAATATGAAGtattcttgagtttcagaggaaAAGATACTCGAACAGGTTTTACCAGCTTCCTGTACACTATTATGATAGATGCGGGAATCCGCGTCTATAAGGATGACAGAGAGCTCCGCAAGGGGGAAAGTTTTGGCTTGGACCTTCTCCAAGcaattaatcaatcaaagatCTCAATACCTATATTTTCAAAAGGTTATGCCTCTAGCGTATGGTGTCTCAAGGAGCTAGTTCAGATGTTTGAGTGTCAAAAAACTAGGGGACAAAAGATTATGCCAATTTTTTATGACGTGGCACCTTCAGAGGTTCGATACCAAACTGGGGGTTATGAAGTGGCGTTTCTTTCACATGAAAACAAGAAGCGATATGACGAAGAGACTCTGTGTGAGTGGAAGGCTGCTCTTAGCGCAGTGGGGGAACTAGATGGATGGGACTTGCAAAGCATGCCCAATAG GGAAGAAGGTGAGATCGCAAAAAGAGTTACCCAGGAGGTTTTCAATGAGTTGAAAAAAGCTTATTTGGTGGTATCGAACAACTTGGTCAGTGTGGCCCCCCATGTGGATAAAATCATCGAAGAAATAGGTGCTCACACAAGTGAAACGCGGATTGTAGGAATTCATGGGATGGGTGGTGTTGGAAAGACAACAATTGCCAAAATCATCTTCAATGAGCTTTCCAACAAGCACAATAGTTGTTGCTTCCTTTCCAACGTTCGTGAAACATCAAAGCTCAAGGGCATTGAGTACTTGCAGCAGCAGCTCATCTCCGACATCCTCAAGATGAAAGGGACGGATATAAgaaacattgatgaagggattaaGATCATTAAAGATAGGTTCCCTACTCACAAAGCcctcattcttcttgatgatgtggaagAAAAGGATCATATGGATGCACTTGTAGGCAAGCGTGATTGGTTTGGTGAAGGGAGCAAACTTATTATTACTACAAGAAGGAAAGATGTTCTCCATGTTCCGGAAGTGGACTGGACATATGAGCTTATGGGCATGGATCCCCAtcaatctcttcaactttttagcAAACATGCCTTCAGAAGAGATTCTCCTTTAGATGAGTACATCAACCATACCAAAAGGGCGGTACAGATTGCCAGAGGTCTTCCATTAGCCCTCGAGGTCATAGGTTCACTTTTAtcccgcaaaaaaaaaagaaatgtgggATGCCACATTGAACTTGTTAGAAAGTGTTCCTCCTGA